One window from the genome of Breoghania sp. L-A4 encodes:
- the serB gene encoding phosphoserine phosphatase SerB, with the protein MTHVVTLVSSPAKPAVDAALAARLRGLLPNAGTPRVLADEIAADVPFSPTAADDLPAIEDRLRDSLNDAPVDLYVQPEAGRRKRLLIADMDSTMIGQECIDELAAELGLKERIAAITERAMRGEIEFEPALRERVGLLKGLDIGVVDRVIASRITLTPGGRTLVRTMQSNGGYCALVSGGFTVFTGPIGARIGFDEHRANTLLTEDGMLSGTVGEPILGREAKRQRLHDLVRERGIAIAETLAVGDGANDLAMIGDAGLGVAYHAKPAVAAKADARIDHGDLTALLYLQGYGAGDFVTD; encoded by the coding sequence ATGACACACGTCGTAACGCTTGTTTCCAGCCCGGCAAAGCCCGCCGTGGACGCCGCCCTCGCCGCGCGCCTGCGCGGCCTGCTTCCGAATGCGGGTACGCCGCGCGTGCTGGCCGATGAGATCGCCGCCGACGTGCCATTTTCCCCGACCGCTGCGGATGACCTGCCGGCGATCGAGGACCGCCTGCGCGACAGCCTTAACGATGCGCCGGTCGACCTCTATGTGCAGCCCGAGGCCGGCCGGCGCAAGCGTCTGCTGATCGCCGACATGGATTCGACGATGATCGGCCAGGAATGCATCGACGAACTGGCGGCGGAACTCGGCCTCAAGGAGCGGATCGCAGCGATCACCGAGCGCGCCATGCGCGGCGAGATCGAATTCGAGCCGGCCTTGCGCGAGCGCGTGGGTCTGCTCAAGGGTCTCGACATCGGCGTGGTCGACCGGGTGATCGCAAGCCGCATCACACTGACTCCCGGCGGCCGCACGCTGGTGCGCACCATGCAGAGCAACGGCGGCTATTGCGCGCTGGTCTCAGGCGGCTTCACCGTCTTCACCGGCCCCATCGGCGCGCGCATCGGCTTTGACGAGCATCGCGCCAACACGCTGCTCACCGAGGACGGCATGCTGAGCGGCACCGTCGGCGAGCCCATTCTCGGCCGCGAGGCGAAACGCCAGAGACTGCACGATCTGGTGCGCGAGCGCGGCATCGCGATTGCGGAAACGCTGGCGGTGGGCGATGGCGCGAACGACCTCGCGATGATCGGCGATGCGGGTCTTGGCGTGGCCTATCACGCAAAGCCGGCGGTCGCGGCCAAGGCCGACGCCCGCATCGACCACGGCGACCTGACGGCGCTTCTGTACCTGCAGGGATATGGCGCGGGCGACTTCGTCACCGACTGA
- a CDS encoding Do family serine endopeptidase yields the protein MAIQVLNPFRFCRTAVLSAALAASVLAAAAPPVAAQGPASVADLADGLLDAVVNISTAQTVAAQRTVPMPQVPEGSPFQEFFEEFFNRQNRDQDRPRRVQSLGSGFVLDGIEGIIITNNHVIEGADEIVANFNDGTKLTAELIGTDKKTDIAVLKVKPPKPLRDVKFGDSEKLRVGDWVMAIGNPFGLGGTVTVGIVSARNRDIHSGPYDNFIQTDAAINRGNSGGPLFDMNGNVIGINTAIISPSGGSIGIGFAIPSFTATQVVDQLREFGETRRGWLGVRIQEVTDEIAESLGMETAAGALVAGVDEKGPAKAAGIQPGDVILSFDGKNVDEMRELPRIVADTEIGKDVSVLVLRRGEEVELTVAVGRLEETESAAAEVTPEEEAAPEVTSVLGMTLAPLDDAAREAFKITDDEVKGVVVMEVEPGSAAQEKRVQPGDVIVEVSQESVRTPEDVIAKIEALKAEDRRTALLLLANAAGDLRFVAVRIEE from the coding sequence ATGGCCATCCAAGTCCTGAATCCGTTCCGTTTTTGCCGCACCGCGGTCCTGTCCGCCGCGCTGGCGGCCAGCGTGCTCGCCGCGGCCGCGCCGCCGGTTGCCGCGCAGGGACCGGCCTCCGTCGCCGACCTGGCTGACGGTCTGCTCGACGCGGTGGTCAACATCTCCACGGCGCAGACGGTCGCAGCCCAGCGCACCGTGCCCATGCCGCAAGTGCCCGAAGGGTCACCCTTTCAGGAATTCTTCGAGGAATTCTTCAACCGGCAGAACCGCGATCAGGACCGCCCGCGTCGGGTGCAGTCGCTCGGTTCCGGGTTTGTGCTTGACGGCATCGAAGGCATCATCATCACCAACAATCACGTCATTGAAGGCGCCGACGAGATCGTCGCGAACTTCAACGACGGCACGAAGCTGACGGCTGAGTTGATCGGAACCGACAAGAAGACCGACATTGCGGTCCTCAAGGTCAAGCCGCCCAAGCCGCTGAGGGACGTGAAGTTCGGCGATTCGGAGAAGCTGCGCGTCGGCGACTGGGTGATGGCCATCGGCAACCCCTTCGGCCTCGGCGGCACGGTCACCGTGGGCATCGTCTCCGCGCGCAACCGCGACATCCACTCCGGTCCCTACGACAATTTCATCCAGACGGACGCCGCCATCAACCGGGGCAACTCCGGTGGCCCGCTGTTTGACATGAACGGCAATGTCATTGGCATCAACACCGCGATCATTTCGCCCTCAGGCGGCTCGATCGGCATCGGTTTCGCAATTCCGTCCTTCACCGCGACCCAGGTCGTCGATCAGCTGCGTGAATTCGGCGAGACGCGCCGCGGCTGGCTCGGCGTTCGCATTCAGGAAGTGACCGACGAGATCGCCGAGAGTCTCGGCATGGAGACGGCTGCGGGCGCGCTTGTGGCCGGGGTCGACGAGAAGGGCCCCGCCAAGGCCGCCGGCATTCAGCCCGGCGATGTGATCCTCTCGTTCGACGGCAAGAACGTGGATGAAATGCGTGAGCTGCCGCGCATCGTCGCCGATACGGAGATCGGCAAGGATGTGAGCGTTCTCGTGTTGCGCCGCGGCGAGGAGGTCGAGTTGACCGTCGCCGTCGGCCGCCTTGAGGAAACGGAATCCGCGGCGGCCGAAGTGACGCCGGAGGAAGAGGCCGCCCCCGAGGTCACCAGCGTTCTGGGCATGACCCTGGCGCCGCTGGATGACGCCGCCCGCGAGGCGTTCAAGATCACCGATGACGAGGTCAAGGGCGTCGTGGTGATGGAAGTCGAGCCGGGAAGCGCCGCGCAGGAGAAGCGGGTGCAGCCGGGCGACGTGATCGTCGAGGTGTCGCAGGAAAGCGTGCGCACGCCGGAAGACGTGATTGCGAAGATCGAGGCGTTGAAGGCTGAGGATCGCCGCACGGCGTTGCTGCTGCTGGCCAACGCGGCGGGCGACTTGCGCTTCGTCGCGGTGCGCATCGAGGAATAG
- a CDS encoding DUF2065 domain-containing protein, translating to MNDFLTALGLVLALEGTLYALMPGALKAFMRQALELPDQVLRLSGLGALVLGVVLVWLVRG from the coding sequence ATGAATGACTTTCTGACGGCGCTCGGGCTTGTGCTGGCATTGGAGGGAACTCTCTATGCGCTCATGCCCGGCGCCCTGAAGGCGTTTATGCGTCAGGCGCTGGAATTGCCGGACCAGGTGCTGCGTTTGAGTGGTCTGGGAGCCCTTGTTCTGGGTGTCGTGCTGGTCTGGCTGGTGCGCGGATGA
- a CDS encoding protease modulator HflC — protein MKNGIFGVFAILVAALAVVAYSSLYTIYPTQQALVVQFGEVRRPVTEPGLYFKWPFIQDVIFIDKRILNLDMPSVEAIASDKKRLVVDAFARYKIADPVRFYQTVNNVTQAEARLSTFLQSSLRSELARATFTDVVRDKRAELMEQIRNQIDGSASEIGIDLVDVKIRHADLPEANSQAIFRRMQTERQREATEIRAQGEEQSRRIKSRADRDATVLVAEARRDAEKLRGDGDAERNNIFADAYGRDPEFFAFYRSMQAYETGLNAGDTSLVISPDSAFFRFFNDPMGREGAGSNSSSAPAGSAAPAQ, from the coding sequence ATGAAAAACGGTATCTTCGGCGTATTCGCCATTCTCGTCGCGGCCCTTGCCGTCGTCGCCTATTCCTCGCTTTACACCATCTATCCGACCCAGCAGGCGCTGGTGGTGCAGTTCGGTGAAGTGCGGCGTCCGGTGACCGAGCCGGGTCTCTACTTCAAGTGGCCGTTCATTCAGGACGTGATCTTTATCGACAAGCGCATTCTGAACCTCGACATGCCGTCTGTGGAGGCGATCGCCTCGGACAAGAAGCGGCTGGTGGTGGATGCCTTCGCGCGCTACAAGATCGCGGATCCGGTGCGCTTCTATCAGACGGTGAACAATGTCACGCAGGCCGAGGCGCGGCTGTCGACGTTCCTGCAGTCGTCGCTGCGCTCGGAACTGGCTCGGGCGACCTTCACCGATGTGGTGCGCGACAAGCGCGCCGAACTGATGGAGCAGATCCGCAACCAGATCGACGGCAGCGCTTCGGAAATCGGCATCGACCTGGTGGACGTGAAGATCCGCCATGCCGATCTGCCGGAAGCCAACAGTCAGGCGATTTTCCGCCGCATGCAGACCGAGCGTCAGCGTGAGGCGACGGAAATCCGGGCCCAGGGTGAGGAGCAGTCGCGGCGCATCAAGTCGCGTGCCGATCGCGATGCGACGGTGCTTGTCGCCGAAGCCCGGCGTGATGCCGAAAAGCTGCGTGGCGATGGTGATGCGGAACGCAACAACATCTTCGCGGACGCTTATGGCCGCGATCCGGAGTTCTTCGCGTTCTATCGCTCGATGCAAGCCTATGAAACGGGCCTGAATGCGGGAGACACCAGTCTGGTGATTTCGCCGGATTCGGCGTTCTTCCGCTTCTTCAACGATCCGATGGGCCGGGAGGGCGCTGGTTCCAACAGCTCTTCCGCTCCCGCCGGTTCCGCCGCACCGGCTCAATGA